CGAGGTGTTGGTGACCAGAATGCGTGACGGATCGTCCGTAACCATCTCTGACGAAGCTGTCATTCCACGCATTCAACAATCTATCCAGAAATTAGAGAACGACGTATCGGCTATTGTTCTTCTGTGCACTGGAACCTTTCCTATTCTGACAGCGAAAGTTCCACTTCTGGTCCCGGAATATCTGTTGACAAACTTTGTAAGAGGCATGGCTGGTGTCAAACCATTCAAGTTGGGTGTCCTGACGCCTGACGAGGGCCAGTTTAACCAGCAGGAAACCCGCTGGCGGAACGTTGTTTCGGAGCTTGCGCTACGAGCGGCATCTCCTTATGACGGACTTGAAGCCGTTGTCGAAGAAGGCCGCCGCTTTAAGACGGACGAAGTGGACGCTGTCGTCCTCGACTGTATGGGTTACACCGGTGAGATGAAGGAACACTTACGGCGTGAATTACCATGTCCCGTTATTTTGGCACGGTCTGTAGTTGGTCGCTTTGCCGCGGAATTGGCCTAAGAGACTGTCTCGGCC
This is a stretch of genomic DNA from Alicyclobacillus dauci. It encodes these proteins:
- a CDS encoding AroM family protein, with amino-acid sequence MPEIGAITIGQSPRVDIIPELQVHLGSEAVFRELGALDGLTPAEVDAMRPTGDNEVLVTRMRDGSSVTISDEAVIPRIQQSIQKLENDVSAIVLLCTGTFPILTAKVPLLVPEYLLTNFVRGMAGVKPFKLGVLTPDEGQFNQQETRWRNVVSELALRAASPYDGLEAVVEEGRRFKTDEVDAVVLDCMGYTGEMKEHLRRELPCPVILARSVVGRFAAELA